A single Lancefieldella parvula DSM 20469 DNA region contains:
- a CDS encoding carbohydrate ABC transporter permease, which yields MKREKIINRVLAVFFTILSLAWIYPMVMILMNSFKQETTITTSTAFDLVTSENSAGFANYIAALEKQGFLAAFGYSLVITVTSVVLILVCCSMCAWFIVRVKDRMSNILYYLFVFSMVVPFQMLMFTLSNMANTLGFNTPFNICFIYLGFGAGLAVFMFAGFVKTIPLEIEEAATIDGCNPLQTFFHVVLPIMKPTYISVGILETMWVWNDYLLPYLVLDRTKYQTIPILIQYFRGGYGHVEMGPMFACIMMVIIPIVIMYLLCQRYIINGVISGAVKG from the coding sequence ATGAAACGCGAAAAAATTATTAATAGAGTTTTAGCCGTATTTTTTACCATTCTTTCTCTTGCATGGATTTATCCAATGGTTATGATTTTGATGAATTCATTTAAGCAAGAAACAACTATTACTACATCTACAGCGTTTGATTTAGTAACTTCAGAAAACTCTGCAGGTTTTGCTAACTACATTGCTGCTTTAGAGAAGCAAGGCTTTTTAGCGGCCTTTGGCTATTCCTTGGTAATTACCGTTACATCTGTAGTACTGATTTTGGTTTGCTGCTCAATGTGTGCATGGTTTATTGTTCGTGTAAAAGATCGCATGAGCAACATTCTGTATTACCTGTTTGTTTTCTCGATGGTAGTGCCTTTCCAGATGCTTATGTTTACGCTATCCAATATGGCAAATACGCTTGGATTTAATACTCCTTTCAATATTTGCTTCATTTACTTGGGTTTTGGTGCTGGATTAGCAGTATTTATGTTTGCTGGATTTGTTAAGACTATTCCGCTTGAGATTGAGGAAGCCGCTACTATTGATGGCTGTAATCCACTCCAGACGTTCTTCCATGTTGTCTTGCCTATTATGAAACCAACATACATTTCTGTTGGTATTCTCGAAACCATGTGGGTTTGGAATGACTATTTGCTTCCATATCTTGTATTGGATAGAACCAAATATCAAACCATTCCAATTTTGATTCAGTACTTTAGAGGTGGATATGGACACGTAGAGATGGGTCCAATGTTTGCCTGCATCATGATGGTTATTATCCCAATCGTCATTATGTATTTGTTGTGCCAGCGTTACATCATTAATGGTGTTATTTCTGGTGCTGTAAAAGGCTAA
- a CDS encoding ABC transporter ATP-binding protein → MAEIVLKNIKKIYPNEKKRKSLFGKKTEQKKSNLEVTEEGVVAVQDFNLTIKEHEFVVLVGPSGCGKSTTLRMIAGLEDISAGELYIDGKLVNDVAPKDRDIAMVFQSYALYPNMTVYDNMAFTLKLKKVDPQVIDEKVRAAAETLGITAYLDRKPKALSGGQRQRVAIGRAIVRDPKVFLMDEPLSNLDAKLRNQMRTEIIKLRQKVNGTFVYVTHDQTEAMTLGDRIVIMKDGFVQQIGTPQEVFNRPANLFVAGFIGMPQMNFFDAHLIRVDNEFHVETENMSFEISPEMANLLAQSWVASPATDVIVGIRPEQIYLTEPNQIGAFKGNLEVSELMGSTVHLHVHTDDGNFVLIVPATELAKRNLKIGDEMWFKFEDNAVHLFDKNTQDNLVKY, encoded by the coding sequence ATGGCAGAAATCGTTTTAAAGAATATAAAAAAGATTTACCCAAATGAGAAAAAGCGCAAGTCTCTCTTTGGTAAGAAAACTGAGCAGAAAAAGAGCAATCTTGAGGTGACTGAAGAAGGCGTTGTTGCCGTTCAAGATTTCAATCTCACTATTAAGGAGCACGAGTTTGTAGTGCTCGTTGGCCCTTCAGGTTGTGGCAAATCTACTACGTTGCGTATGATTGCAGGTCTAGAAGATATTTCTGCCGGTGAGCTTTATATTGATGGAAAGCTTGTTAATGACGTTGCGCCAAAAGATCGAGATATTGCAATGGTCTTCCAAAGCTATGCTTTGTATCCAAATATGACCGTTTATGACAACATGGCGTTTACTCTTAAGCTTAAAAAGGTTGACCCACAAGTTATTGACGAGAAGGTCCGTGCAGCTGCAGAGACATTAGGCATTACGGCATATCTTGATCGTAAGCCAAAGGCTCTTTCTGGTGGTCAGCGTCAGCGTGTTGCAATTGGTCGCGCAATTGTCCGCGATCCAAAAGTCTTTTTGATGGATGAGCCGCTCTCAAATCTTGACGCAAAACTGAGAAATCAGATGCGTACAGAGATTATTAAGCTTCGTCAGAAAGTTAATGGAACCTTTGTCTATGTTACACACGATCAAACAGAGGCAATGACCTTAGGTGACCGTATTGTTATCATGAAGGATGGTTTTGTCCAGCAAATCGGAACTCCACAAGAAGTGTTTAACAGACCTGCAAATCTGTTTGTTGCTGGTTTTATTGGTATGCCGCAAATGAATTTCTTTGACGCGCACCTTATTCGCGTGGACAATGAGTTCCATGTAGAGACTGAAAACATGTCATTTGAAATTTCTCCTGAGATGGCCAATTTGTTAGCACAGTCTTGGGTTGCTTCACCAGCAACAGACGTTATTGTTGGCATCAGACCTGAGCAGATTTATCTGACTGAACCAAATCAAATTGGTGCCTTTAAGGGAAATCTTGAGGTAAGCGAACTTATGGGCTCTACAGTTCACCTTCATGTTCACACTGATGATGGTAACTTTGTCCTTATCGTGCCAGCAACTGAACTTGCAAAACGTAACCTCAAAATTGGTGATGAGATGTGGTTTAAATTTGAAGATAATGCTGTTCATCTCTTTGACAAGAATACGCAAGATAATCTAGTTAAGTATTAA
- the malQ gene encoding 4-alpha-glucanotransferase, with product MGRASGVLMAVSSLPNSYGIGTFGKEAYDFIDFLVRTKQRYWQVLPLTTTSYGDSPYQSFSAAAGSPYYIDLKDLERLGYLKSDDFEDIFFGTSKTCVDYGALFVNHRRLLNRAFDRFMQDIPNDFEKFCRDQAEWLDPYAEFMSLKEEFGHKAYWEWPNLYQQRNETTAKEIKKLQKSVLYHKMTQYFFFTQWAKVKSYANKRGVLIIGDLPIYVSRDSVEMWAQPELFKINETGRPIAVAGTPPDHFSSTGQYWGNPIYNWEYMKKSHYSWWVWRVKTNLEMFDVLRIDHFRGFEAYWEIPYGATDAREGKWMKGPDLELFKELEKQLGKLPIIAEDLGLFTPELIAMREKTGFPGMKILQYGFDGKYDSRDLPHNYTANTIAYVGTHDNPTARGWYETLATDREREQADIYLHRSKDEPIGEALSRGIAASVSDTCIHTMQDLLGLDDSARMNVPATVGGNWCWRMKQGAITRHTEDFLRTITEMYFRVYIEEK from the coding sequence ATGGGACGAGCAAGCGGAGTACTTATGGCCGTTTCTTCTCTTCCAAATTCATATGGGATTGGTACGTTTGGCAAAGAAGCTTACGATTTTATTGATTTTCTCGTTAGGACAAAACAAAGGTATTGGCAAGTTTTACCTCTTACCACTACAAGTTATGGTGACTCTCCTTATCAGTCTTTCTCTGCAGCAGCAGGAAGCCCTTACTATATTGATTTAAAAGATCTTGAGAGACTTGGCTATTTAAAGTCGGATGACTTTGAAGATATTTTCTTTGGAACAAGCAAGACTTGTGTTGATTATGGAGCACTTTTTGTAAACCATCGTCGCTTACTTAATCGTGCGTTTGATAGGTTTATGCAGGATATACCTAATGATTTTGAAAAGTTCTGTCGTGATCAGGCGGAGTGGCTTGATCCTTATGCGGAGTTCATGTCATTAAAGGAAGAATTTGGACACAAAGCTTATTGGGAGTGGCCAAATCTTTACCAACAAAGAAATGAAACTACTGCAAAAGAAATTAAGAAACTTCAGAAGTCAGTTTTGTACCACAAGATGACTCAGTATTTCTTTTTTACTCAATGGGCAAAGGTTAAGTCTTACGCCAATAAAAGGGGAGTGCTCATAATTGGTGATCTTCCCATTTATGTTTCACGAGATTCTGTTGAGATGTGGGCACAGCCAGAACTGTTTAAGATAAATGAAACAGGACGACCTATTGCAGTCGCAGGGACTCCTCCTGATCACTTTTCTTCTACCGGTCAATATTGGGGAAATCCCATTTATAACTGGGAGTATATGAAGAAGTCTCACTATTCATGGTGGGTTTGGCGAGTGAAGACAAATCTTGAAATGTTTGATGTACTTCGAATCGATCATTTTAGAGGCTTTGAGGCGTATTGGGAAATTCCTTACGGAGCTACAGATGCTCGAGAAGGCAAATGGATGAAAGGTCCAGATTTGGAGCTGTTTAAGGAGCTAGAAAAGCAGCTTGGGAAGCTTCCGATTATTGCGGAGGATCTGGGTCTGTTTACACCAGAGCTTATTGCCATGCGAGAAAAAACTGGTTTCCCAGGAATGAAAATCCTGCAATACGGATTTGACGGAAAGTATGATTCTAGAGATCTTCCTCATAACTACACCGCAAATACCATTGCTTACGTGGGAACGCATGATAATCCAACTGCTCGCGGTTGGTACGAGACGCTGGCTACCGATAGAGAGCGTGAACAGGCAGATATCTACCTTCACCGTTCAAAAGATGAGCCGATTGGAGAGGCGCTTTCACGTGGAATTGCAGCTTCTGTGAGCGATACTTGTATTCACACCATGCAAGATCTTCTTGGCTTAGATGATTCGGCACGTATGAATGTCCCGGCTACGGTCGGTGGTAACTGGTGCTGGCGCATGAAGCAGGGGGCAATTACGCGTCATACAGAGGATTTCTTAAGAACTATTACTGAGATGTATTTCAGGGTGTATATAGAGGAGAAGTAA
- a CDS encoding glycogen/starch/alpha-glucan phosphorylase, whose product MNLDTLSLQQFGQPLSDITDSQVFELLLQVVKSKSDALPLNNGKKRLYYISAEFLIGKLLSNNLINLGIYNDVKEQLSKAGHSLEDVEELEVEPSLGNGGLGRLAACFIDSMSTLGLPGDGVGLMYHFGLFHQKFLNRQQTTVPDAWVSDDKWLEDEKTSFTVEFRDFSVTSELYSIDVLGYCREKKNRLRLFDLQTIDESLVSDDAIDFDKTALKKNLTLFLYPDDSDEDGQLLRVYQQYFMVSNAAQLIVKEAVERGSNVHDLADYVVIQINDTHPTMVIPELIRILTEKYGISFEESVDIVSSLVAYTNHTILAEALEKWPLKFIEKVSPKIASIIKKLDEHIRSTISDPSVQIIIDNKVHMANLAIHYGFSINGVAALHTKILEETELKPFFDLYPEKFSNKTNGITFRRWLMGCNPELAEYLDVLLGDSWRASAHLEELLAYRDNDEVLNKLQEIKQAAKDRMSRFLQDNQNAKVINDSIIDVQVKRFHEYKRQQMLLLYLIWKYFDIKSGHLPKHPITVIFGGKAAPAYVAAQDIIHAILVLSSLIANDADVSPYLQVIMIENYNVTAAEHVIPAAEISEQISLASKEASGTSNMKFMLNGAVTVCTVDGANVEIADLVGEKNIYTFGASSDEVVNLYECKGYKVQEFYEKPEIKPLVDFLISPEFISLGNEERLERLHKNLCSEDWFMTLLDLEVYIATKERVFDDYEDRRSWLQKSLVNIAMAGTFSSDRTIAEYNDEIWHLTPDK is encoded by the coding sequence ATGAACTTAGACACCTTATCTCTTCAACAATTTGGTCAACCACTGTCTGATATTACTGACAGTCAAGTTTTTGAATTACTGCTTCAAGTGGTTAAGAGTAAGTCAGACGCTCTACCGTTAAACAATGGTAAGAAGAGACTTTATTACATTTCTGCAGAGTTTCTCATTGGAAAACTGCTTTCAAACAATCTCATTAATTTGGGTATTTATAACGACGTAAAAGAGCAGCTTTCTAAAGCTGGTCATTCGCTAGAAGACGTCGAAGAGCTTGAAGTTGAGCCTTCACTCGGAAACGGCGGCCTTGGTCGATTGGCAGCATGTTTCATTGACTCTATGTCAACACTTGGTTTACCAGGTGATGGTGTAGGGCTTATGTATCATTTTGGCCTCTTTCATCAGAAGTTTTTAAATAGGCAACAAACTACTGTTCCGGATGCTTGGGTTTCTGATGATAAATGGCTTGAAGATGAAAAAACGTCATTTACCGTGGAATTTAGGGATTTTTCAGTAACGTCTGAACTTTATTCCATTGATGTATTGGGATATTGTCGAGAAAAGAAAAACAGACTTCGTTTGTTTGATCTGCAAACTATTGATGAATCATTAGTTTCTGATGACGCAATTGATTTTGATAAGACTGCCTTAAAAAAGAATCTAACGTTATTTTTGTATCCTGACGACTCAGATGAAGATGGTCAGCTTCTTCGCGTGTATCAGCAATATTTTATGGTTTCTAATGCTGCGCAGCTGATTGTTAAAGAGGCAGTTGAGCGCGGTAGCAATGTTCATGATCTGGCTGATTATGTTGTTATTCAGATTAACGACACGCATCCTACAATGGTAATTCCAGAGCTCATTCGTATTTTGACCGAGAAATACGGGATTTCGTTTGAAGAGTCTGTAGATATTGTTTCTTCACTTGTCGCATACACAAATCATACGATTTTGGCTGAGGCTCTTGAGAAGTGGCCTCTTAAATTTATCGAGAAAGTTTCTCCAAAGATTGCTTCGATTATTAAAAAGCTTGATGAACATATTCGTAGTACTATCTCTGATCCAAGTGTACAAATCATCATTGATAATAAAGTTCACATGGCTAACCTTGCCATTCATTACGGTTTTAGTATCAATGGTGTTGCGGCACTTCATACTAAGATTTTGGAGGAGACAGAGCTTAAACCGTTCTTTGATTTGTATCCAGAAAAGTTCTCTAATAAGACCAATGGAATTACCTTCCGTCGCTGGTTAATGGGTTGTAACCCTGAACTTGCCGAGTATCTTGATGTGTTGTTAGGTGATAGTTGGAGAGCATCTGCTCATCTTGAAGAACTTTTAGCATATCGAGATAACGATGAGGTCCTTAATAAACTTCAGGAGATAAAACAAGCGGCTAAAGATAGAATGAGCAGGTTTTTGCAGGATAATCAAAATGCAAAAGTTATCAATGATTCCATTATTGATGTTCAGGTAAAGCGTTTCCACGAATATAAACGTCAGCAAATGCTATTGCTTTATTTGATTTGGAAATATTTCGATATCAAGTCCGGCCATTTACCAAAGCATCCTATTACTGTCATTTTTGGTGGAAAGGCTGCACCGGCATACGTAGCCGCTCAAGATATCATTCATGCGATTCTTGTTCTTTCATCTTTGATTGCTAACGATGCAGATGTTTCACCATATCTTCAGGTGATAATGATTGAAAACTACAACGTTACTGCCGCTGAACACGTTATTCCGGCAGCTGAAATTTCAGAGCAGATTTCACTGGCTTCTAAGGAAGCTTCTGGAACTTCCAACATGAAGTTCATGCTTAACGGTGCTGTTACCGTTTGTACAGTTGACGGCGCCAATGTAGAGATTGCCGATTTGGTAGGCGAGAAAAACATTTACACGTTTGGTGCATCAAGTGATGAGGTTGTAAATCTCTACGAGTGCAAGGGTTACAAAGTACAAGAGTTTTATGAGAAACCTGAGATTAAACCGCTTGTTGATTTCTTAATAAGTCCAGAGTTTATTTCTCTTGGAAATGAGGAACGCCTAGAGCGTCTTCACAAAAATTTGTGTTCAGAAGACTGGTTTATGACGCTTCTTGATTTGGAAGTATATATTGCAACAAAAGAGCGCGTGTTCGATGATTACGAGGATAGAAGAAGCTGGCTTCAGAAATCTCTTGTAAATATTGCCATGGCGGGAACGTTCTCGTCGGATAGAACCATTGCTGAATACAATGATGAGATTTGGCATCTCACTCCTGACAAGTAA